The nucleotide sequence AGTAGTTGCGCTTTGGGTTGAGAAACAATGTACTAGCTGAATTTGTCACTAAATAAATTTATAACTTTACCTTTCAAGTACAAGCAGTTTAGAATCATGATTAGAGTTTGTGGATCTAATGTTTTTAAGGTTTCCTTAATCAGTCCTTTGGTGAGTCTCAAAATACGGTCATTTATTTTACTGATCAAAATAGGGTCAGAAAAGTTGACTGACTGAGGTTCGACAAAGTAATAAGTTTTCATATTTTGTGTGAAGTTGTTCAGAATCTGTGCGTCCTGCCGTATGAACAGAGCATTAGCAGTCCGGAGAGTGTAACCAAAGTTGTGGCGAAAGAGGCGATGGGTAAGCCTGCGGAAGAGGTTATGAACGGTCATTATGTCGTATTTTACACTTGCGTTTACAAAATCCGCAAAACCAAGTGTGTGGAATAGCTGCTGATGGGTTTCATGTTCTGCACCTAAAGAAACCATGCCCAGGGTTATTGAAATGCCAACTGGAGCTAGTAAAATGTTATCAGATTGATCAACAACATTCCTGATGCTTCTATAAAGACCAAAAGCAAAGTTTGCGTTGACAGTGTTCAAGCGTTGAATCCTGGTTTTTCCGCGGAATAGCTTAAGTAGTCTGGCTCTTTTGGCCACTGGATCTGCAGGTTCAAGCTCCATGTCCACTTCTGGTACTACTTCTAACTCGTCAATTTCATCAATGTAATCGTCATCCTCCTCTGCCAATAGACTATCAAAATTTAGGTAGTCTTCTTCCTCGTCTCCTTCTGGAAGGAGATCTTGCGTTAAGGTATCATCTTTATCGAATTGAGGTTGGACACTTTCAATGTCACCCTCCTCGCTGTCCAAACTGGTTCGAGGCCTTGGTGGTTTGCCAGTTGCCTCCTCGCCGAAATGTTCATCTAAAGGCTTAATTCCACAAAGTGTAGGCACAGGAACTAGGTAGGCACTCAGAATGAAGAGTAGGAGCCTCATTTTGCAGAGACTTGCTTCTGTTGGTGCCAAATGAAAGAAAATTAGACTTTTaataaaataatgaaaatgaCTGCAAACACTAGATTGAAGGTTGGCATACCAGTACATCGTATTCAGCACTTAAGTGCTTCCCCAGTTACTGAAAGCATATTTTTTAAGTATACAATATCTGCACTGATTTATTTGTAGATAATGTAAAATATACCAAAATTTATTAAAGAAATGTATTACCTTTGGAAATTATTCCAAATCATTGTATCCTGATCTTGTCCATCTGACTATTTTTGAATTGTGAATGACCATAGGGTTTTTCATTTATTCTCTTATACAGTTATTAATGATTCATCGAAAATTTTGTCACATGTAACATAAAGAAAAGACGTCTATTTTTAATTTTGGCAGTTGAGAAAGCACAATTTAGTGTGGTTGAGCGCAGTGATAATCCCAGTTGAAACAAAGTGGTAGCAAGTCACCCTCtatcccgagggactgcctaagaatcACAGCCAGCAAACTGtatctaattttaaaaaattctgtctGCATTCAGTTACTGTTCACAAATCCTTCTGTCATGTAACCATCACACCACAATCTAGTGCTTCGTTATTAGCCGTCTCCCCTGCTTGTTCATTCCAAATGTCTTACAGAAAAAAAATTGTCCTTTTCCCTCAATGTCCAAAATGGTTTCAAAGTTCAAAGAATGGTGATTTCACAATAGTATGTATACGTTTATCAATTGGTTTGCTGTTTCTTGTATATTTTAATGTTTTGTTCAAAGTATATTTTAATGTTTTGTTTCTTGTTGGCCTCAATCTCTATGCCTGGATTTAAAATTTTTGCCtaaaattgtgattttttttttgctagcCGAGTCCACATTGTGCAGTCTGAGCACATGCATGGCATCCAATTTCCCAGAATACTTCATTAGATTGTGCCAGCCAAACTGATAGGATATTTTTCTTCAGCCGAGCTGTCTGCTCACCCGTTCTTCAAAATTATTTGAAGGAAAACTTCATTGAGTTAGGGTTTACATAGTGTAGCTGTATGTATGAAGGCAGCAGTTAACTGGTGACACACTTGTTGtagcttttgttttgttttataaactTCAGAAAGTGTGTTAAGctcagcgagagaaacagtgagcaccTTTCCTCATGGTAATTTATTCATTTTTCAGGAAAGTAGTTAAATTTTGAAGCCGAAATAAATCCTCTAATTGTTTTAACTATATGTTAGAGGTTAAAAAATGTTAATGATTAAAAACTGTTAGCGGAGATTGTTATTAATTATTTATAACTgaatgagagaaacagacagacagacatggtGACCAATGACAGATATGTGCAAACTGGAGCTGAAAAGCAACAAAATAACTCCAAAACAGACCTCTGTTTTACACTTTTTTTGCTATTTTGACTAATGTTATAAATACCTAGTTCGTGGTTCATTGTAATGTTTTAGAGGTAATTTTTCATTCTGCGAAGATTAAAGTTCAATGGTAGAAAATGGGAAAAATGCAACTGAAGCAGCTTGGAGTCCATTACATTTCAAACACTGGGGCTATTTTGACTTAATAGCTTAATAGCGAGCAAGGTAAGATCATAAAGCAACAAGTAGGcttacttaaataaaaacaaaaaaactgcggatgctggaaatccaaaacaaaaacagaattacctggaaaaactcagcaggtctggcagcatcggcggagaagaaaagagttgacgtttcgagtcctcatgacccttcgacagagcttaCTTAGGCTTACATAGCTGGAGAATTGGAGAGAAGGTGTCTACACTTCTTGCAAAGAAGTGCAGCCCAGAGAGTTGTTTAGTTTTGgcagttaaagctacaattaatcTAAAAACATTCAGTGAGCCCTGGAAGGGCATGTCGTCTTGGAACTGGGTAGAGAAAGTTCTcaggtttcaatttatctgtgtgtttgctggggAAGTAAGTGTTCTGCAGCAGGGGAAAAGGCCACACCAAAAAGGTGCTATTGCAGCAGGGTCCAGACAGCAAAAGTGTTGCTGTTAGCTGGTTCTGTGCAGTTGGCTCAGGAGAAGACCAGGAGAGCTGAGAAGGCGGTGGAAGGTCACTGGCTCTGTGCTGGAAAGGcagaagaagccctgggagccatttatagcttggtGTAGCAGGGGAGTTTAGAGGTTAGTGATATCCAGGGGCAGTGCCAGCCCAAAGAAGTTAGCTGGCTACTAAAGAGCTGAAATTGCTGGAGTGCAGACTTGGAAATCCAGGGGAATGAAGTCTCGGGAGACcagattgaaaccctgggaggtgTGCACTCATTGAGGCAGCCTGAGCTGGAGCggctttgagggaattcagaggcttgaTCTTCGAAAAAGTTTGGAGCCCCTTATGACAGggacagagtttcaatgagatcgatTGACTCAGTGTTTACTGATATCTGGGTGGGTTCCTGAGAAATCCGTGGTACCTGTTTTGGTCGCATTTACTATTTATTGTACAGTGTGGGGttttcaaccacagtttgcctgttaattcacatgtacctcatgttAACCGTGAATGTTAGCGTATAAGATAGATAATCTAAATTGTTCTATGTTTTTAACCTTGTCTAGTAAAGTTTTGGcgatcttgtggtgcagtggtagtgtccctccttctgggccagaagctctgggttcaagccctgcttcaggacttgatgaccatggaaggtgtgttcataacatggtcaaacaggttgattatcaacctgtaaatccttctatTATTCCTGATGGCAAATACTAAGAGCGGGAGAGTCTCCTGGCCGGCCATACTACAGAAGGCAACTGCAaatcactgcagtactttgccatgCATAATCATAGACAAATCTAATGGACTCAGTGGTCGTCAGTGCCCCCTTAGGGCATTGTACCCGAAGGAGCAGGAGGAtagaaaagtttatttttgtttgctcaAAATCCTTGTACTCCTGTGGCGTTATTCTCTAAGCAAGTGTTTTGAGTCTcaaactttatctactttaaacaaaaccagATCCTAACCAGATCTTAGCAAAAACTTGGGGTCTGACTGAGGATCGTAACAATAAAAATTGCATTGCTGCCCACAGTTTATTCT is from Carcharodon carcharias isolate sCarCar2 chromosome 13, sCarCar2.pri, whole genome shotgun sequence and encodes:
- the serpind1 gene encoding heparin cofactor 2, which gives rise to MENKLWAAMQFLLLRSSVRPQVFAKIWLGSEASLCKMRLLLFILSAYLVPVPTLCGIKPLDEHFGEEATGKPPRPRTSLDSEEGDIESVQPQFDKDDTLTQDLLPEGDEEEDYLNFDSLLAEEDDDYIDEIDELEVVPEVDMELEPADPVAKRARLLKLFRGKTRIQRLNTVNANFAFGLYRSIRNVVDQSDNILLAPVGISITLGMVSLGAEHETHQQLFHTLGFADFVNASVKYDIMTVHNLFRRLTHRLFRHNFGYTLRTANALFIRQDAQILNNFTQNMKTYYFVEPQSVNFSDPILISKINDRILRLTKGLIKETLKTLDPQTLIMILNCLYLKGTWETKFPIEKTYRGSFWLNEKNTVRVPMMQTKGNFLAAADRELECDILQLTYVGNISMLIVVPRKFSGMRTIEKQLMSEVVVKWLNSMTNRTRRVVLPRFNLVKHYDLVPYLKTLGLTLPFQTEADFTGISTKENLGINLFKHQGSITVNEEGTTAASVTTVGFMPLSSQNEFSVNRPFLFLIYEHRTECLLYMGRVTNPQNN